The following are encoded in a window of Miltoncostaea marina genomic DNA:
- a CDS encoding S-adenosylmethionine:tRNA ribosyltransferase-isomerase, translated as MRGLTPADHQTVGATEPGSAEMPSAGRPLTAPLPVRLMARGVTVVPVVLHAGVSSPELHEPPMPERFRVTADTARVVEGARAAGRRVVAVGTTVVRALESAAQDGVVRAAGGWTGLVRGPGRPARVVDGLVTGLHEPEASHLLLLEPVAGPRLVGEASAAALARRYLWHEFGDSTLLLP; from the coding sequence GTGCGCGGGCTGACGCCGGCCGACCACCAGACCGTCGGCGCCACCGAGCCGGGCAGCGCCGAGATGCCGAGCGCGGGCCGGCCCCTCACCGCGCCCCTGCCGGTGCGGCTGATGGCGCGCGGCGTGACCGTGGTGCCGGTGGTCCTGCACGCCGGCGTCTCGAGCCCCGAGCTGCACGAGCCGCCGATGCCGGAGCGGTTCCGCGTCACGGCGGACACCGCCCGGGTGGTCGAGGGCGCCCGGGCCGCCGGGCGCCGGGTGGTCGCGGTGGGCACGACCGTCGTGCGGGCACTCGAGAGCGCGGCCCAGGACGGGGTCGTGCGCGCGGCCGGCGGCTGGACGGGGCTCGTGCGCGGCCCCGGCCGGCCGGCGCGCGTGGTGGACGGGCTCGTCACCGGCCTGCACGAGCCCGAGGCGAGCCACCTGCTGCTGCTGGAGCCGGTCGCGGGCCCGCGGCTGGTGGGCGAGGCGTCCGCGGCCGCCCTCGCGCGCCGCTACCTGTGGCACGAGTTCGGCGACTCCACGCTGCTCCTGCCCTGA
- a CDS encoding phosphatase PAP2 family protein, producing the protein MRRERAALIVSRAADTPANAAVAVAVAAALLARRRGRELALLALGLGGAGALAGALKRLVGGERPVARPPGPARGAAFPSAHASGWAAHAAALAILAPPRLRVPVAATGAALVGVVAASRVVLRAHAVRDVVAGAALGAGWVWLVARRLGLPAPPQGRSSVESPNSCHR; encoded by the coding sequence TTGAGGCGCGAGCGGGCGGCGCTCATCGTGAGCCGGGCCGCCGACACGCCGGCGAACGCGGCGGTGGCCGTCGCGGTCGCCGCGGCGCTGCTGGCCCGCCGTCGCGGCCGCGAGCTGGCCCTCCTCGCCCTCGGCCTCGGCGGGGCCGGCGCGCTCGCGGGCGCCCTCAAGCGGCTGGTGGGCGGCGAGCGGCCCGTCGCGCGGCCGCCCGGCCCGGCCCGCGGCGCGGCCTTCCCGAGCGCGCACGCCTCCGGCTGGGCGGCGCACGCCGCCGCGCTCGCGATCCTCGCGCCGCCCCGCCTGCGCGTGCCGGTCGCGGCGACCGGCGCGGCCCTCGTCGGGGTCGTCGCGGCCTCGCGGGTGGTGCTGCGGGCCCACGCCGTGCGCGACGTCGTCGCGGGCGCCGCGCTCGGCGCCGGCTGGGTGTGGCTCGTCGCCCGGCGGCTCGGCCTGCCCGCACCGCCTCAGGGCAGGAGCAGCGTGGAGTCGCCGAACTCGTGCCACAGGTAG
- a CDS encoding glycosyltransferase family 2 protein, with translation MGLKIASLTTPTERAPQRLSLCMIMRDEEEHLARCLASVEGVVDEIVIVDTGSIDRSVEIAASFGARVLHEDWRGDFAAPRNTAIDAATGDWILVLDADEELVDGGRLRDLLHEEDMEGFCFREVNFIGEERGIESVVNSAFRLFRNRPRYRYSGALHEQIMGTVDPQGGVCTRFVGIEIHHYGYLEPTSRAKEKTDRNMAIVMEEVRRKPEDSFTLFNAGVEYQRVGRFDEALDYFSRSFAHLPTLKAYYASLLLRNIVATLNSLERWDEALDVLGDALQAYPDFTDLHYLQGQIHTSRREYRAAVRSFRRAIELGDHGGDRYLAQAGMGSFYSWHSLGVLHEMMGDLHEAVRCQRNAIRAAGGYYAAPVMRLTRLLLRGDPPAAVRDYMTGVVPEPRRAESLTAIARVLLLEGHAEHALATLAEARELSPSDPAIGLAMADALIRLGDLPGARALLVAVPPSSASRHLALAKTVLVGLVAGDADEVRAAVDELRPVADGVYAAAYEAALLAQSPDGPPPALPPGTDAEAALAAVLELAGTVLELGELDVFNALVPLAYSIAPRRSDVDRTLGHLLFENDFPDPAADRLIAAIQAGDETPEAFAALGRICQSKGMPDDAEAFMRAALEADGQNMSRHIDLAGLLAGAGRYAEADAVIREGLVVYPHSSVLRELRQSMSLLAGATG, from the coding sequence ATGGGCCTCAAGATCGCGAGCCTCACCACGCCGACGGAGCGCGCCCCGCAGCGCCTGTCGCTGTGCATGATCATGCGCGACGAGGAGGAGCACCTCGCCCGGTGCCTCGCCAGCGTGGAGGGCGTCGTCGACGAGATCGTGATCGTCGACACCGGCTCGATCGACCGTTCGGTGGAGATCGCCGCGTCGTTCGGCGCCCGCGTGCTGCACGAGGACTGGCGCGGCGACTTCGCGGCCCCTCGCAACACGGCCATCGACGCCGCCACCGGGGACTGGATCCTCGTGCTGGACGCCGACGAGGAGCTGGTCGACGGCGGCCGGCTGCGCGACCTCCTGCACGAGGAGGACATGGAGGGCTTCTGCTTCCGCGAGGTGAACTTCATCGGCGAGGAGCGGGGCATCGAGAGCGTGGTCAACTCCGCGTTCCGCCTCTTCCGCAACCGCCCGCGGTACCGCTACTCCGGCGCGCTGCACGAGCAGATCATGGGCACGGTCGACCCCCAGGGCGGCGTCTGCACCCGCTTCGTGGGCATCGAGATCCACCACTACGGCTACCTCGAGCCGACCAGCCGGGCCAAGGAGAAGACCGACCGCAACATGGCGATCGTGATGGAGGAGGTGCGGCGCAAGCCCGAGGACTCCTTCACGCTCTTCAACGCGGGGGTCGAGTACCAGCGCGTCGGCCGGTTCGACGAGGCGCTCGACTACTTCTCGCGGTCGTTCGCGCACCTGCCCACCCTGAAGGCCTACTACGCCTCGCTGCTGCTGCGGAACATCGTGGCGACGCTCAACTCGCTCGAGCGCTGGGACGAGGCGCTCGACGTGCTCGGCGACGCCCTCCAGGCATACCCGGACTTCACCGACCTGCACTACCTGCAGGGCCAGATCCACACCAGCCGGCGCGAGTACCGCGCGGCCGTGAGGAGCTTCCGGCGGGCGATCGAGCTCGGCGACCACGGCGGCGACCGCTACCTCGCCCAGGCCGGCATGGGCTCGTTCTACTCCTGGCACTCGCTGGGGGTGCTGCACGAGATGATGGGCGACCTGCACGAGGCCGTGCGCTGCCAGCGCAACGCGATCCGCGCGGCCGGCGGCTACTACGCCGCCCCGGTGATGCGCCTCACCCGGCTGCTGCTGCGGGGCGACCCGCCGGCCGCCGTGCGCGACTACATGACCGGCGTCGTCCCGGAGCCGCGGCGCGCCGAGTCGCTGACCGCGATCGCGCGCGTGCTGCTGCTCGAGGGGCACGCCGAGCACGCGCTCGCGACCCTGGCCGAGGCGCGCGAGCTGAGCCCGTCCGATCCCGCGATCGGCCTCGCCATGGCCGACGCGCTCATCCGCCTGGGCGACCTGCCCGGCGCGCGGGCCCTGCTCGTGGCCGTGCCGCCGAGCAGCGCGAGCCGCCACCTGGCGCTGGCCAAGACGGTGCTCGTCGGCCTGGTGGCCGGCGACGCCGACGAGGTGCGGGCGGCCGTGGACGAGCTGCGCCCGGTCGCCGACGGCGTCTACGCCGCGGCCTACGAGGCGGCCCTGCTGGCGCAGTCCCCCGACGGCCCGCCGCCGGCGCTGCCGCCGGGCACCGACGCCGAGGCGGCCCTCGCCGCGGTGCTCGAGCTGGCCGGCACCGTGCTGGAGCTGGGCGAGCTGGATGTGTTCAACGCGCTGGTGCCGCTCGCCTACTCGATCGCCCCCCGGCGCAGCGACGTGGACCGCACCCTCGGCCACCTGCTGTTCGAGAACGACTTCCCGGACCCGGCGGCCGACCGCCTGATCGCCGCGATCCAGGCGGGCGACGAGACGCCCGAGGCGTTCGCCGCCCTGGGGCGCATCTGCCAGAGCAAGGGCATGCCGGACGACGCCGAGGCCTTCATGCGCGCCGCCCTGGAGGCCGACGGGCAGAACATGTCGCGCCACATCGACCTGGCCGGCCTGCTGGCGGGCGCCGGCCGCTACGCGGAGGCCGACGCGGTCATCCGCGAGGGGCTGGTCGTGTACCCGCACTCGAGCGTGCTGCGCGAGCTGCGCCAGTCGATGTCGCTGCTGGCGGGCGCCACGGGCTGA
- a CDS encoding response regulator, with translation MRVLLADDHSLFRAGVASLLRAWGMEVVGQAGDGLEAIALTRRLRPDLILMDIDMPRCGGLQATRLIKAELPDVRIVIVTVSDEDDHLFEAVRSGAEGYMLKGMDEEELERTLDAIAAGEPALSPALAARVLDEFARLGRAGQERTPDGPELTPRETDVLRHVAAGATNREVAAALVVSEHTVNFHMKNILHKLHLRNRAQAVAYAIRTGLLTGDPEA, from the coding sequence ATGCGCGTCCTGCTCGCTGACGACCACTCGCTGTTCCGGGCCGGCGTCGCCAGCCTGCTGCGCGCCTGGGGCATGGAGGTCGTCGGCCAGGCGGGCGACGGCCTGGAGGCGATCGCGCTGACGCGGCGGCTCAGGCCGGACCTCATCCTCATGGACATCGACATGCCGCGATGCGGCGGACTCCAGGCGACCCGCCTGATCAAGGCGGAGCTGCCGGACGTGCGCATCGTGATCGTGACGGTCTCGGACGAGGACGACCATCTGTTCGAGGCCGTCAGGAGCGGAGCCGAGGGCTACATGCTGAAGGGCATGGACGAAGAGGAGCTCGAGCGCACGCTCGACGCCATCGCGGCCGGCGAGCCGGCCCTGTCGCCGGCGCTCGCGGCCCGGGTGCTCGACGAGTTCGCCCGGCTCGGCAGGGCCGGGCAGGAGCGCACGCCGGACGGCCCCGAGCTCACGCCGCGCGAGACGGACGTCCTGCGTCACGTGGCCGCGGGAGCCACGAACCGCGAAGTCGCGGCGGCGCTCGTCGTCTCGGAGCACACCGTGAACTTCCACATGAAGAACATCCTCCACAAGCTTCACCTGAGGAACCGGGCGCAGGCGGTCGCGTATGCGATTCGCACCGGGCTCCTCACCGGCGACCCGGAGGCCTGA
- a CDS encoding GAF domain-containing sensor histidine kinase, with translation MPHDAGRPMTLVRLRWLAIIAPVLVLAAVWLMLHSGLEALHDFPGVLLLLGLLAVAVALFAFGIFSTIERLEGRIVRQNVELERANRELAALLAVGRAASSSLELEAVVEAALDAARSVAGADAAEVWLAAGAGELELVGVRGAGPGRRGERIADDGAGARAQRMAEGGLPSSSLVPLTHRGERLGALVVAAQAAGRLRAEHEIRLLEGIAERVAPAIAIARLHEGAIDAAVVDERLRLARELHDGLAQVLGYINTQTLAVRKLLSSGRPDEAQEELAAMQAAARDVYADIREAILGLRVALPRDGFIPGIGRYVEGYGAMAGAEVRLETHGDLDGLALAPSAEIQVVRIIQEALANIRKHAGAAHARVRMRLEDGTLVVEVSDDGRGFDPGATPASGWPRFGLQTMRERAVAVGGTFDVASRPGAGTTVRVSVPTRHEAADARPAR, from the coding sequence ATGCCGCATGACGCCGGCCGGCCGATGACGCTCGTCAGGCTGAGGTGGCTCGCCATCATCGCGCCCGTGCTCGTCCTCGCCGCCGTGTGGCTGATGCTGCACAGCGGTCTCGAGGCCCTGCACGACTTCCCCGGGGTGCTGCTCCTGCTGGGGCTGCTCGCCGTCGCGGTGGCGCTGTTCGCCTTCGGGATCTTCTCGACCATCGAGCGCCTCGAGGGACGCATCGTGCGCCAGAACGTCGAGCTCGAGCGCGCCAACCGGGAGCTGGCGGCGCTTCTGGCGGTGGGCCGGGCCGCCTCATCCTCGCTCGAGCTCGAGGCGGTGGTGGAGGCGGCGCTGGACGCCGCCCGATCGGTGGCCGGCGCGGACGCCGCGGAGGTCTGGCTGGCGGCCGGCGCCGGCGAGCTCGAGCTGGTCGGGGTGCGCGGGGCGGGGCCGGGGCGGCGCGGCGAGCGCATCGCCGACGACGGCGCCGGCGCGCGGGCGCAGCGCATGGCCGAGGGCGGCCTCCCGAGCAGCAGCCTCGTGCCGCTGACCCATCGCGGCGAGCGCCTGGGCGCGCTCGTGGTCGCGGCGCAGGCCGCCGGCCGGCTGCGCGCCGAGCACGAGATCCGCCTGCTGGAGGGGATCGCGGAGCGCGTGGCGCCCGCGATCGCGATCGCGCGCCTGCACGAAGGCGCGATCGACGCCGCGGTGGTCGACGAGCGGCTCCGGCTCGCCCGCGAGCTGCACGACGGGCTGGCCCAGGTGCTCGGCTACATCAACACCCAGACGCTCGCGGTTCGCAAGCTCCTGTCGTCCGGGCGCCCCGACGAGGCGCAGGAGGAGCTCGCGGCGATGCAGGCGGCCGCTCGCGATGTCTACGCCGACATCAGGGAGGCGATCCTCGGGCTGCGCGTCGCGCTGCCGCGCGACGGCTTCATCCCGGGCATCGGCCGGTACGTCGAGGGCTATGGTGCGATGGCGGGCGCGGAGGTGCGACTCGAGACGCACGGCGACCTCGACGGCCTCGCGCTCGCCCCGTCAGCCGAGATCCAGGTGGTGCGGATCATCCAGGAGGCGCTCGCGAACATCCGCAAGCACGCCGGCGCCGCCCACGCGCGGGTGCGCATGCGCCTGGAGGACGGGACCCTCGTGGTCGAGGTGAGCGACGACGGCCGGGGCTTCGATCCCGGCGCCACGCCGGCGAGCGGGTGGCCGAGATTCGGCCTGCAGACGATGCGCGAGCGGGCCGTGGCGGTCGGCGGCACCTTCGACGTCGCGTCCAGGCCCGGCGCGGGCACGACCGTGCGCGTCAGCGTACCGACACGTCACGAGGCAGCCGATGCGCGTCCTGCTCGCTGA
- a CDS encoding PEP/pyruvate-binding domain-containing protein, whose product MATTTASESGGALGVNLARTAVEVVIPDEHAVLLEITSGWLGVQGATRDLLREVHHRYVGWRQVLDDIHRRAMGDLHRLNAHERGAEALGVYCDLYAMVVERAGDEQLRSDATRRWLMYLTAIATRSGGRLERNVPVLRAAMARLARLLEAGPATTAAISPGLKRLARALAEAPPAVVGGAAEDALALLAYALEETYRRWTAQPDPGAWYRQVAPEGWGTDLPERVARISHERLRLRAAELAAAVAAEGGPRARAERLLALPDDSQIARAHLEAAEAFTARDAGRDPTLARIHWLLRVLGHPLLGVVQDAALRDVGRLCSRLLGEPGDREGLVREVFRLLRRGDLPQTRAFTDLVAQLGGEVMSRGEPRLASVLVDEMLELGVAHPRFGGYTDEWGVRVDPAHLRGVRAHLAVIGAGPALARRLIAGLVAHLRLGGVFIADTDLFQRDVSTLLARDIGPAYLYVKQLLRVFPVYFSEIGAEGELRATSTRLDELAGRRDPLCHLLRKQSHVECNPRLIPFAEEIVRYWATGDTAGLAAYVPESIGRRLAGGGDGEAAALCAVTAAAAELAGGVEALLALEPHAVAALRDEVAAPDPVAGEKLELIFRVRAELRRKYALDHADVLRRLRGAGAVGAGVARDLERAMAEGRHDAALELVMQALEALRVVVLRPGEPAPVEDIYLKRHIAVGIPSMYGSYREERLDAVGLILRLESLATALFERVIDDEPLERPNRGDMRRVAGWLRLLMRALRTDGYRAQGLAHCVAMLDEAVERPGVRRDQYRNVFQLMSRNIEGLVRARILDVYEEPARRACSSMVREGVLARAPGESEEESVLKHVEALERELIAESFGLSRLDLLVGRLLHALADGPDDEVLPGAVAGRRPPHAVRIGDRSHRRDGIVALGNKGYMLTRLADLGFRVPAGFVLSIQPGRDDGGDERLAALVSDGVARLERDAGGRFGDPARPLLLSVRGGAPISMPGMLESFLNVGASPEVVAGLAASPGRAWSAWDAYRRFLQLWGMSDGIPRERFDALIRGFKHRHAVEKKALLAAGQMAELAGEYRALILAEGVSLIDEPFAQLMECVRRVRRSWDSDRARLYRAELGISDGWGTGVVVQAMVFGNLGMRSGTGVMLTRPPSGDSDAAEPYGDFILKAQGDDVVGGLVETFPLGERQRLAERRTSPVSLERSFPEIHAALADLARTLVEDVGMNHQEVEFTFEGDRRDELYVLQTRDMVTAASAVLPAFLDTPALRAARIAGGIGVGGGALSGRAAHRLDDIDRLRARFPDDPVILLRRDTVPDDIPAVLRSDGLLTAVGGVTSHAAVAAKRLGKTCVVGARPFDVDGDAGPSRMGRWTVRTGDLISINGIDGSVHLGAHDVIDVPVRGRAQQ is encoded by the coding sequence ATGGCGACCACGACGGCCAGCGAGAGCGGCGGCGCCCTCGGGGTGAACCTCGCGAGGACGGCCGTCGAGGTCGTGATCCCCGACGAGCACGCCGTGCTGCTCGAGATCACGTCGGGGTGGCTCGGCGTGCAGGGCGCGACCCGCGACCTGCTGCGCGAAGTCCACCACCGGTACGTCGGCTGGCGCCAGGTGCTGGACGACATCCACCGCCGGGCCATGGGCGACCTCCACCGGCTGAACGCGCACGAGCGCGGCGCGGAGGCGCTCGGGGTCTACTGCGACCTCTACGCGATGGTCGTCGAGCGCGCCGGCGACGAGCAGCTGCGCAGCGACGCCACCCGCCGATGGCTGATGTACCTGACCGCCATCGCGACCCGCTCGGGCGGGCGTCTCGAGCGCAACGTCCCGGTGCTGCGCGCCGCGATGGCGCGGCTGGCGCGCCTGCTCGAGGCCGGTCCGGCGACGACGGCCGCCATCTCGCCGGGGCTCAAGCGGCTCGCCCGCGCGCTGGCAGAAGCGCCGCCGGCCGTCGTCGGCGGCGCTGCGGAGGACGCGCTGGCGCTGCTGGCCTACGCCCTGGAGGAGACCTACCGGCGGTGGACCGCGCAGCCGGACCCAGGGGCCTGGTACCGCCAGGTGGCGCCTGAGGGTTGGGGGACGGACCTCCCGGAGCGCGTCGCGCGGATCTCCCACGAGCGCCTGCGCCTCCGCGCGGCGGAGCTCGCGGCCGCCGTCGCCGCCGAGGGCGGTCCCCGGGCGCGTGCGGAGCGCCTCCTGGCGCTGCCCGACGACAGCCAGATCGCGCGCGCCCACCTCGAGGCGGCGGAGGCCTTCACCGCCCGCGACGCCGGACGTGACCCGACGCTCGCGAGGATCCACTGGCTGCTGCGGGTGCTCGGGCACCCCCTGCTGGGCGTCGTGCAGGATGCGGCGCTGCGGGACGTGGGGCGCCTGTGCTCGCGGCTGCTCGGTGAGCCGGGCGACCGCGAAGGCCTCGTGCGCGAGGTGTTCCGCCTGCTGCGGCGCGGCGACCTGCCGCAGACACGGGCGTTCACCGACCTGGTGGCCCAGCTCGGCGGCGAGGTGATGTCCAGGGGCGAACCGCGGCTCGCCAGCGTCCTCGTGGACGAGATGCTCGAGCTCGGGGTGGCTCACCCGCGATTCGGCGGCTACACCGACGAATGGGGCGTCCGCGTCGACCCCGCGCACCTGCGCGGCGTCCGCGCCCACCTGGCGGTGATCGGGGCCGGGCCCGCGCTCGCTCGGAGGCTGATCGCGGGCCTGGTCGCGCACCTGCGCCTCGGCGGCGTCTTCATCGCCGACACCGACCTCTTCCAGCGCGACGTCTCGACCCTGCTCGCGCGCGACATCGGCCCCGCCTACCTGTACGTCAAGCAGCTCCTGCGGGTGTTCCCGGTGTACTTCAGCGAGATCGGCGCCGAGGGCGAGCTGCGCGCGACGTCGACGCGGCTCGACGAGCTCGCGGGCCGGCGCGACCCGCTGTGCCACCTGCTGCGCAAGCAGAGCCACGTCGAGTGCAACCCGCGCCTCATCCCCTTCGCCGAGGAGATCGTCCGCTACTGGGCGACCGGCGACACGGCGGGCCTCGCCGCGTACGTCCCGGAGTCGATCGGGCGTCGGCTCGCGGGCGGCGGCGACGGCGAGGCGGCGGCGCTCTGCGCGGTCACCGCCGCCGCGGCAGAGCTGGCCGGCGGGGTGGAGGCGCTCCTCGCGCTCGAGCCCCACGCGGTCGCCGCGCTCCGCGACGAGGTGGCGGCGCCCGACCCCGTCGCCGGCGAGAAGCTCGAGCTCATCTTCCGCGTGCGGGCCGAGCTGCGCCGCAAGTACGCGCTCGACCACGCGGACGTGCTGCGGCGGCTGCGCGGCGCGGGCGCCGTCGGGGCGGGCGTCGCGCGCGACCTGGAGCGCGCGATGGCCGAGGGGCGCCACGACGCCGCGCTCGAGCTCGTCATGCAGGCGCTCGAGGCGCTGCGCGTGGTGGTCCTGCGGCCGGGCGAGCCGGCCCCGGTCGAGGACATCTACCTGAAGCGGCACATCGCGGTCGGCATCCCGAGCATGTACGGCTCCTACCGGGAGGAGCGCCTCGACGCGGTCGGGCTGATCCTGCGGCTGGAGTCGCTCGCCACCGCGCTGTTCGAGCGCGTGATCGACGACGAGCCGCTGGAGCGGCCGAACCGCGGCGACATGCGAAGGGTGGCCGGCTGGCTGCGGCTCCTGATGCGTGCCCTCCGCACCGATGGCTACCGGGCGCAGGGGCTCGCGCACTGCGTCGCCATGCTCGACGAGGCGGTCGAGCGGCCGGGCGTGCGCCGCGATCAGTACCGCAACGTCTTCCAGCTCATGTCCCGCAACATCGAAGGGCTCGTCCGCGCCCGCATCCTCGACGTCTACGAGGAGCCGGCCCGCCGCGCCTGCAGCTCGATGGTCCGCGAGGGGGTGCTCGCCAGGGCGCCGGGCGAATCGGAGGAGGAGTCGGTCCTCAAGCACGTGGAGGCGCTCGAGCGGGAGCTCATCGCGGAGAGCTTCGGGCTGTCGCGCCTCGATCTCCTCGTGGGCCGGCTGCTGCACGCCCTCGCCGACGGGCCCGACGACGAGGTGCTGCCCGGCGCCGTCGCCGGCCGCCGCCCGCCGCACGCGGTCCGCATCGGCGACCGGTCGCACCGGCGGGACGGCATCGTCGCGCTCGGCAACAAGGGGTACATGCTCACCCGCCTCGCCGACCTCGGCTTCCGCGTGCCGGCGGGGTTCGTGCTCAGCATCCAGCCCGGCCGCGACGACGGCGGCGACGAGCGGCTTGCCGCTCTGGTGTCGGACGGCGTCGCGCGCCTCGAGCGCGACGCCGGCGGCCGCTTCGGCGACCCGGCCCGCCCGCTGCTGCTCTCGGTGCGGGGCGGCGCGCCGATCAGCATGCCGGGCATGCTCGAGAGCTTCCTGAACGTCGGCGCGAGCCCCGAGGTCGTGGCGGGGCTGGCGGCCTCGCCCGGCCGCGCGTGGTCGGCGTGGGACGCCTATCGCCGGTTCCTGCAGCTCTGGGGCATGAGCGACGGGATCCCGCGCGAGCGCTTCGACGCGCTGATCCGCGGGTTCAAGCACCGCCACGCGGTCGAGAAGAAAGCGCTCCTCGCGGCCGGCCAGATGGCCGAGCTGGCGGGCGAGTACCGCGCCCTGATCCTGGCCGAGGGGGTGTCGCTGATCGACGAGCCGTTCGCGCAGCTGATGGAGTGCGTCCGGCGCGTCAGGCGGTCCTGGGACAGCGACCGGGCGCGCCTCTACCGGGCGGAGCTCGGCATCTCCGACGGCTGGGGCACCGGCGTGGTCGTCCAGGCGATGGTCTTCGGCAACCTCGGGATGCGCTCGGGCACGGGCGTCATGCTGACGCGGCCGCCGTCGGGCGACTCCGACGCGGCCGAGCCCTACGGCGACTTCATCCTGAAGGCGCAGGGCGACGACGTGGTGGGCGGGCTGGTCGAGACGTTCCCGCTCGGGGAGCGGCAGCGCCTCGCCGAGCGACGGACGTCGCCGGTCTCGCTGGAGCGGTCCTTCCCCGAGATCCACGCGGCCCTCGCCGACCTGGCCCGCACGCTCGTCGAGGACGTCGGGATGAACCACCAGGAGGTGGAGTTCACCTTCGAGGGCGATCGCCGCGACGAGCTCTACGTGCTCCAGACCCGCGACATGGTCACGGCCGCGAGCGCGGTGCTGCCGGCCTTCCTCGACACGCCCGCGCTGCGCGCCGCGCGCATCGCGGGCGGCATCGGGGTGGGCGGCGGGGCGCTCAGTGGGCGGGCCGCCCACCGCCTCGACGACATCGACCGCCTGCGGGCGCGCTTCCCCGACGACCCGGTCATCCTGCTGCGGCGCGACACCGTGCCCGACGACATCCCGGCCGTGCTGCGTTCCGACGGCCTGCTGACCGCGGTCGGCGGCGTCACGAGCCACGCCGCGGTCGCCGCGAAGCGGCTCGGCAAGACGTGCGTGGTCGGCGCCCGGCCGTTCGACGTCGACGGGGACGCGGGCCCGTCGCGCATGGGGCGGTGGACCGTCCGCACGGGCGACCTGATCTCGATCAACGGCATCGACGGCTCGGTCCATCTGGGGGCGCACGACGTGATCGACGTCCCCGTGCGTGGGCGCGCACAGCAGTGA
- a CDS encoding glyceraldehyde 3-phosphate dehydrogenase NAD-binding domain-containing protein has translation MSDGTEAWNEGEPLGINGLGRIGKLTLWHHVARRHFGRLVVNVGRPVGRDLEAVCGVIEHDSTYGTVHRFLHGVDADPCVRIADRERGVIEVDGVPVTVLQDARNPRDIDWRGNRVRIVVDTTGAFDDPTRPVDAPGGSVRGHLAAGAEKVLYSAAFKSAADGAPPPEDAVALVYGINHDVFDPARHHLVSATSCTTTALAHMVKPLLDRFGGTSLMTASMSTVHAATNSQSVLDTVPAAGARDLRRNRSALNSIILTSTNAASALEQVVPDVGSIGFMSDSVRVPIPTESLIILNVTFQLGRAADGDGAVTRDLLNRTYEEEHAAGGLLRFSDRQNVPADVRATRAAVVIEGVETHTRTGFVRVDLAALPGVPDDVLAEMASTVVEVPVTHAKVFGWYDNEYGSYTNLLGDLTVHVHAHLE, from the coding sequence ATGTCCGACGGGACGGAGGCGTGGAACGAGGGTGAGCCCCTCGGCATCAACGGGCTCGGGCGGATCGGCAAGCTGACGCTCTGGCACCACGTGGCGCGCCGGCACTTCGGGCGGCTCGTCGTCAACGTGGGCCGCCCGGTCGGCCGGGATCTCGAGGCGGTCTGCGGGGTCATCGAGCATGACTCCACGTACGGCACCGTCCATCGCTTCCTGCACGGGGTCGACGCCGATCCATGCGTGCGCATCGCCGACCGGGAGCGCGGCGTGATCGAGGTCGACGGCGTCCCGGTCACGGTGCTGCAGGACGCGCGCAACCCGAGGGACATCGACTGGCGCGGCAACCGCGTCCGCATCGTCGTCGATACGACCGGCGCCTTCGACGACCCCACCCGGCCGGTCGACGCGCCCGGCGGCTCGGTGCGCGGGCATCTGGCGGCGGGGGCGGAGAAGGTGCTCTACAGCGCGGCGTTCAAGTCGGCCGCGGACGGCGCGCCGCCCCCCGAGGACGCGGTCGCCCTCGTCTACGGCATCAACCACGACGTCTTCGACCCGGCCCGCCATCACCTGGTCTCGGCGACCTCGTGCACGACGACCGCGCTCGCCCACATGGTGAAGCCCCTGCTCGACCGGTTCGGGGGCACCAGCCTGATGACGGCGTCGATGAGCACCGTGCACGCGGCGACCAACTCGCAGAGCGTGCTCGACACGGTGCCCGCGGCCGGCGCGCGCGACCTGCGGCGCAACAGGAGCGCGCTCAACAGCATCATCCTCACGTCCACCAACGCGGCGAGCGCCCTCGAGCAGGTGGTCCCGGACGTCGGCTCGATCGGGTTCATGTCCGACTCCGTGCGCGTCCCCATCCCGACCGAGTCCCTGATCATCCTGAACGTGACGTTCCAGCTCGGCCGGGCCGCCGACGGCGACGGCGCCGTGACGCGCGACCTGCTCAACCGGACGTACGAGGAGGAGCACGCGGCCGGCGGGCTCCTGCGCTTCAGCGACCGCCAGAACGTGCCGGCCGACGTCCGCGCGACGCGCGCGGCCGTGGTGATCGAGGGCGTGGAGACCCACACCCGCACGGGCTTCGTGCGGGTCGATCTCGCCGCCCTGCCCGGCGTGCCGGATGACGTCCTGGCGGAGATGGCCTCCACGGTGGTCGAGGTGCCCGTGACCCACGCCAAGGTGTTCGGCTGGTACGACAACGAGTACGGCAGCTACACCAACCTGCTGGGCGATCTGACGGTCCACGTCCACGCCCACCTGGAGTGA